A genomic stretch from Psilocybe cubensis strain MGC-MH-2018 chromosome 1, whole genome shotgun sequence includes:
- a CDS encoding putative O-acetyltransferase CAS1 encodes MSSFKSTLNPAWPHFLGIFFILLACFSGITHLLFFGWADPMHCEALLNDGSWLDSDYQNWQPNGCMLYPYSEDEVAPCFQSREIIFIGDSVTRKLFFQTARTLDATLPSAPTDDTLKHADHTLQSQHATNLTFIWDPYLNNTYTQQVLAGTATTNSMRPAMLVLGSGLWYLRYANTSGGISAWESNMERIFDSLSTFSKPADEVIILPVEEVSVSKLSMDRALSIHHSDIDAMNSDLFHRINPPTDSSGHMFSVAPGGEVALPLVFNKMLDDSLTEDGLHYSDTVVKVQARILINLSCNDKLPKVFPLDRTCCNRYPLPSIPQLLFLFMVLALGPYLSYKAFTAGKYVRTALLGQQTLPPLIIGSSIALIYLADRTNFWQKEQKQFDPWGFSLLCLTSLALGLTTMQRGETDLGFLNRDQTEEWKGWMQLVILIYHYFRGSQISGIYNPVRVLVASYLFMTGYGHTTFYLRKADYGFLRIAQVLIRLNLFTILLAYTMNTDYISYYFTPLVSMWYIVVYATMAAGARFNDRTILLVGKILFSAAFMTWFMDKSWLLEGLFNILHDVFAIHWSSQEWAFRVNLDIWIVYVGMLSSVVIAKVREHRLVDHPRWPWAMKGSIGFSFLVLIWFFVFELFQESKFAYNSWHPYVSTLPVLAFVILRNSSVALRSASSRAFVFVGNCSLEAFIIQYHLWLAGDSKGILLVIPGTAWRPINFVITSGMFLYLCDRVSFATAEITATICGTRVREVELPATTPTQSSPETPLAADEQEIIISLSPLQADDTFKDESGNPLPVEPDTPIRPGRWVDRLAQNPSQPASHSFTQRLFAANTSWTIRLGVRILAFFVVLWLLNVFWPYPSDL; translated from the exons ATGTCGTCGTTCAAATCTACATTAAATCCAGCATGGCCACACTTCCTAGGcattttcttcatcctcctgGCATGTTTCTCTGGAATTACgcatcttctcttctttg GATGGGCAGACCCAATGCATTGTGAGGCATTGCTGAACGACGGAAGTTGGTTAGATTCTGACTATCAGAACTGGCAACCAAACG GGTGCATGTTGTATCCCTACTCCGAAGACGAGGTTGCCCCCTGCTTTCAGTCGAGAGAAATCATATTCATCGGAGATTCTGTTACCCGGAAACTTTTCTTCCAAACTGCAAGAACCTTAGATGCGACTCTACCTTCAGCTCCGACGGATGATACCCTAAAGCATGCGGATCATACCCTACAGTCCCAACATGCTACTAATCTCACTTTCATATGGGATCCCTACCTCAACAACACTTACACTCAACAAGTGTTAGCCGGTACGGCGACTACCAATTCTATGCGACCTGCTATGCTAGTATTGGGATCTGGCCTTTGGTATCTACGCTATGCAAACACATCCGGAGGAATATCTGCTTGGGAGAGTAACATGGAACGAATTTTTGACTCGTTGTCGACCTTCAGTAAACCTGCAGACGAAGTCATTATACTACCCGTGGAAGAAGTCTCGGTATCGAAGCTCTCCATGGACAGAGCGTTGTCCATCCATCATTCGGACATCGACGCCATGAACTCAGATCTATTCCATCGCATAAACCCACCTACAGATAGCTCGGGGCACATGTTCTCCGTAGCCCCTGGTGGCGAAGTTGCGCTCCCACTCGTGTTTAACAAAATGTTGGACGACTCACTTACAGAAGACGGTTTACACTACTCAGATACTGTCGTCAAAGTCCAAGCTAGGATTCTAATCAACCTCAGCTGCAACGATAAGTTGCCAAAAGTCTTTCCTTTGGATAGGACATGTTGTAATCGTTACCCACTACCATCAATTCCTCAgctgttgtttttgttcATGGTACTTGCATTGGGGCCATATCTATCCTACAAGGCTTTCACAGCAGGCAAGT ATGTTCGAACCGCACTCTTGGGGCAGCAAACATTACCTCCTTTAATCATTGGGTCGTCAATCGCCCTTATATATCTAGCAGACAGGACAAATTTTTGGCAGAAAGAGCAAAAGCAATTTGATCCTTGGGGATTCAGTTTATTGTGCCTTACATCACTTGCTCTTGGATTAACCACCATGCAACGAGGAGAAACCGACCTAGGCTTCCTCAATCGTGACCAGACAGAAGAATGGAAGGGTTGGATGCAAT TGGTCATCCTAATCTACCATTATTTCCGAGGATCCCAGATCTCAGGAATATATAATCCAGTACGAGTGCTGGTCGCTTCATATCTTTTCATGACTGGCTATGGTCACACTACCTTTTACTTGCGGAAGGCAGATTATGGATTTTTACGAATTGCTCAA GTTCTCATTCGTCTGAATCTGTTCACAATTCTTTTGGCGTACACCATGAATACGGATTACATTTCGTACTACTTTACCCCACTGGTATCGATGTGGTACATTGTCGTTTATGCTACAATGGCGGCTGGGGCCCGATTCAACGATCGCACTATTCTTCTCGTCGGGAAAATTTTGTTCTCAGCAGCGTTTATGACCTGGTTTATGGATAAGAGTTGGTTACTCGAAGGATTGTTCAATATTCTGCACGATGTCTTCGCAATACATTGGTCGTCGCAAGAATGGGCATTCAGGGTCAACCTTGACATCTGGATTGTATATGTCGGGATGTTGTCTTCAGTGGTCATAGCAAAAGTTCGCGAACACCGCCTCGTGGATCACCCTCGCTGGCCCTGGGCAATGAAAGGATCCATCGGATTCTCATTCCTTGTTTTAATTTGGTTTTTCGTGTTCGAACTTTTTCAGGAGTCAAAATTTGCTTACAACTCATGGCATCCGTACGTTTCAACCCTGCCCGTTCTGGCGTTCGTTATTTTGCGGAATTCGAGCGTCGCACTCCGATCGGCTTCGTCGCGCgcctttgtctttgtgggcAACTGTTCTTTGGAAGCGTTCATAATCCAATATCACCTCTGGTTAGCGGGTGATAGCAAGGGTATTCTGCTCGTCATTCCTGGCACAGCATGGAGGCCTATCAACTTCGTAATTACATCGGGGATGTTTTTATACCTCTGCGATCGAGTGTCGTTTGCTACAGCGGAGATCACTGCGACTATATGTGGAACGCGAGTGCGGGAGGTAGAGTTACCGGCGACGACTCCGACCCAAAGTTCACCCGAGACACCGCTGGCCGCTGATGAGCAAGAAATCATCATATCGCTGTCACCTCTCCAAGCAGACGATACATTCAAGGATGAATCAGGGAATCCGTTGCCTGTCGAGCCCGATACGCCAATCAGGCCGGGACGCTGGGTGGATCGTCTTGCACAGAATCCATCCCAGCCCGCCTCTCACAGTTTTACTCAACGACTGTTTGCTGCAAACACCTCGTGGACGATTCGACTGGGTGTTAGAATACTTGCTTTCTTTGTTGTTTTATGGTTGCTCAATGTGTTCTGGCCATATCCTTCAGATTTGTAA